The Bacteroidota bacterium genome contains the following window.
GTACAGATAACAGATATACACAGATTTTCAGATAAACAGCCATCTGTAATCTGTAAATCTGTAAAAAATCTGTTATCTGTACCACTTGTAGAATGTACTAATTTATCCCGTTTTATGTATACCTTTGCGCTGACATCAGTTACCGCACTGCCCCCATGACCGACCGGATCAAATACGCCCTTGCAAAATTCAAAACGAAAGACTATGAAGGCGCTCTTAATGATTTTAACATACTGCTCGAAACCAGCCCTTTTTCTTCACATCTCTATAAGGAAAGAGCGATGGTGAAAGAAAAATTAAAAGACCTGCAAGGCGCCATGCATGATTGCAACAAAGCGGTGGAGTTAAGCCCCCGCTATGCCGATGCCCATCACCAGCGCGCGCGCATTAAAGCTGAGCTGCATGATTATGAGGGCGCCATAAAGGATATAAATGAAGCGATATGGCTGAACACTTCTTCCTATGAGCATTATCATGAGCGGGGGCGCATAAAAGAAAAAGTGAAGGATTATCCGGGAGCCATAGAAGATTACACCTTTGCGCTGCAACTAAAGCCCGATGAATCCAATCTATATTTAAGCCGGGGCATTACAAAGGATTTTTTGAATGATTATACGGGAGCCGTAGAAGATTTTAATCAAGCCATATTACTTTTTCCCGAAGGACACAAAGGGTATGCCGAGCGAGGGCATTCAACAGCAAAGTTGAAAAATTACAAACAAGCTCTTGAGGATTTGGATATTTCCATCCGCATGGAATCAGAGCATAATCCCACTGCTTATCTTGACAGGGGATTTGTAAAACAAAGATTAAAGGATTATCTCGGAGCCATTGAGGATTTCAATAAAGCCATAGAACTAACTCCACAACTTTCAGAAGCCTACT
Protein-coding sequences here:
- a CDS encoding tetratricopeptide repeat protein; the protein is MTDRIKYALAKFKTKDYEGALNDFNILLETSPFSSHLYKERAMVKEKLKDLQGAMHDCNKAVELSPRYADAHHQRARIKAELHDYEGAIKDINEAIWLNTSSYEHYHERGRIKEKVKDYPGAIEDYTFALQLKPDESNLYLSRGITKDFLNDYTGAVEDFNQAILLFPEGHKGYAERGHSTAKLKNYKQALEDLDISIRMESEHNPTAYLDRGFVKQRLKDYLGAIEDFNKAIELTPQLSEAYSNRANAKLRLNDYEGALQDYNKAAELHPTSSVLCSRGTIQLKVKNYNAALNDFNAALALNPNLIRAWAKRSKVKIRMKDFAGALDDITRAIELKPDDDSYYLQRGMTLFKLGNRDDAITDFNKAIELDPENGIVYCRRASTHHVLGNKNAALFDLIKAAELGYKRANVLFDELYNEIPVYIIKSKAGLR